The sequence below is a genomic window from Dromaius novaehollandiae isolate bDroNov1 chromosome 7, bDroNov1.hap1, whole genome shotgun sequence.
TTGTTCTTCTCAGAGAAAGAAGCCTAAAGCCTTTTCATGGCCTGAAAAGGCAAAGTTGTTTTCCTCTTTAGAGCAAAACCTATAAATAGATCGCAAACTTATACAAGCTTGTGAATCCTGTGCTGCTTCAGAGCAGAACGAACGCCTTTTGAGACTCACAAACAAGATGGGCTTTGTAACAGAAAATAAGCTTATGCTGAACTTTAATAGATTTGCCTTTGCAGGAAAGTCAGGGACCACTCCTTAGCCGCCCTTTGTTGCTATCTTGAATTTCCTTCTTGTATCCCTCAGGCTTCTTAATTTTTTGCTTTGGGGTACTGCTTTGTCATGAGCCTGCAGGATTAACCCATGAGCCTCCTAACCTAGTCATTCTCCTGAGGATCTGGTTTGGAGGGCAGATATTAAAATTGCAATAGAGCTTGGATTTCAGGCCAACTGTTTATTGAATTTTCAGCCAGCAAAAGCTTTGGTAATTACCAAGAAATGCCAACGGCCTGTGCCACTTCCATCTGTGCCGATTTCTGCAGTTCTGGCTATCCTGCTATTCCTATCTCTTCAGTTTTTGTGCCATGTGGCtgcctttctctcattttcagcTCTGACTTAGAACTGACAACCAGAAGCAGTAGGCAAAAAGCAAGAAGTGAGTACTAaggaaagagacaaaaagaaaagacctAGATAGAGTCTGAAACAAAGAGGTGCTCTGCACAAATTGTCCAACCGTGCTGCAAAGTACTGCCTTTATTTTTCCATTGCTCAGTGCACGGGTCTCTGTTGCACTGATCCATGTAAACAAAATAGAGATATTCGCTCTTGAGGACACAGTCTGTCCTTCCTTTCTGCTTGGCCCTGCACTGTGGTATGTAGACCTGTTCCTTTGGTCACACAGGAAAACAGCCTGGCACAAGAGTGCTCTCATAAGCAGAACCACCATGTCCTGCTTGAGCTGGTCATTGCCCAGGGGGGTTCTCCATGCCAGTGGCTCACACAAGCCACAGTTTCAACAAGTGGTGCTGACAACACTAGAAAAATTGGGTTTTTTGAAATGCTTATGTCTATGGATCTCTCTGATTTTATGCTGTTGTCATAACTGTGGCATGGGAGCCTCAAGGTGAGTTTTACTAAGAATGGGGGTTTTGTGGCTAATAGATGTATATGAGTAATGCATGTGATGATAGGAAAAGAGATCAAGTTCATACTCCTTTACTATTACCATGATATACACACAGTGCCctccttttaaaacaaacatgGGTACTGCACCTATTCATTCAGTGGACAAAAGTATGTTGTCCCTAATGAAACTGTTTTCCTTAGTTTGTAGGATAATTGTCAGGTTTTTCATGGGTCTGAGCATCTGTAAATGCTGCATGTTgctctgcaaaaggaaggaaggaagaaccaGATGGAAGAGCtttctttacattttgttttatctgctttttaaaaataattggtgAGAAGCTCtaaatttttcagttaaaaaattaaaaagcagagtattttaaaaacacttagtAGACAGCCTGTAACTACTGCCTGTCTTCTAACTGTGTAGGAGATTCAAACAGTGAGGCAGATTTATGTTTTATTGAAAACCTTGCTATTGCCTTTAGTTCGTAGCTGTAACTGACATGCACTGAATACATTTTTATCTTCCCTCTATTTTCAGGAAAAGATGGCACCTCTTCCCACCTGGTGACACCAGTTTCCTTTATCCCACTAGAATCCCTTATGAGGAATCCAGCATATTCAGCAAAGTCAATGTTGCCAATCCTGATCCGAAATGCTTTCCTGAGTTTAGGAACGCAACAGCCCATGTTGTTACACTAGGTCCAGGACAGGTACCATTCACATATACACTTAACATTACTTTGCAGCTTTTAGTAAATGATTTATATTGCTAAGGGTTAGGAAATCATAACCAGTTGACTATATTTCTGTCCCTCTACATTTTGCAGTCATGCTTGATATGTTTCTCTTGATACAGGAACTTTCTTAATAACCTAGTTATTATTTTACTAGCCTTTTACACAAACTGCAGACATTTGGAGAATTAATTCAGTAGACTCCCCAATTCCATAGCAATTCTTGCAGTCACTCCCAATTCCCTCTGCTTTAAAGGACTGAAAACTTTCTCAAGCAGTACTCTAATCTATCCACTCTGAAACCTGTATGTTGCATAAAATATATGATTAACGAGCATGTAGAGCCAGCAAAGGAACTCATTTATATTTTGATAGTGAGGAATAACCTTCACCAGGACACATTGGCCCAACTTGTTGCTTTAATAGCTGAATATTTATAGTGATGATACTTGCATTTAAAGTGCACACCATCCAGAGGTTTCATGATACTTTACAAGGATGTAAGGATATTAACAACCCTGTTTTACTGAGAAGGTCCAGTTAAAAGTACCTGGCTCAAGTCACACAGACCGTCAGCAGCAGAATGGGAGCAAGACTCAGAACTGTTAATATTTGGTCTCCTGCCATTAAGTGTCCTTCTCTTATTTAATCAACACAGTCTGTATTTAGAGCCTGAATTACCCTTTTCCATTCATTCAGCCGTACATGTCCTTGTAAAGCACTCCCAATGTTCATTGCTGTGACTGTGTAAGACAATGGGATTGCCACTTCTAGCACCTTTTAACCATTCTGCCAGATGTTGTTACCTCTTCTGAGCTGCCAGCTCAGTGACTTCTGTGAGTGTTCTCCAGCTCCTAGTTGACAAACCCAGCTGCCTTCAACAGctaaagaatagattttttttgctaATCCAGCTAGTTTTGGGGAGGCAGAGTGGGGAGCAGTCCTGTGAGCTGGCATTGGAACAGGATAGTAGTTTCCAACAAGAGGATGACGTCTGTCAACTGGGAACTATATGTTCTGCTTGCACTGTTGCAAATGGAAGGGAATCTGATCAACTCTTCTTTGTTTGCAGTACATTAACTTCTAGTCATACTCTTAAAGTAAAATGATTAATTTTGCCGTCTGTACTTTGTAATGTGACAGCATTTAATAATTTAAAGCACAAAGAACAAATTTTTACTGTTGATAAAAATGCCACATCCATTCAGCACTGCATTATCTATGATCCCCAACACTATTTCAATTTATAATATGCATAGGAATGATCAAGTATGATAGCGAGCCTTTAATATGATCTTAATTTTAATTAGGCTTACAGCAATTACAAATTAATCTTGCTAGGAATAAAGGTCCTGAGACAGCTCAGTAATACAGGTTCTCTGTATTGCCATGAAGGAGATACTGTTTAGATTTTTGGGGAGAAAGTAATGTAGGCAGTGATGGGGCTGTGGGGTATTGCCTTCATCCATTTTATCAGCATGTTTTGGGCAGTGCTTTCCAGCTTCTTATCCAGAAGCTTGTGGGGCAGCTGGCTGGAGACTGCTGCTGTTCGATGGAGAGGAAAGGAATAACTTAGAATTCCTCTGTTAACGAGAGAGAGGATCCCTAAATAATGATTTTGGTACAAGCTCAGTTTTGGCTTTCAGATAGAATAAATACAGTTACTTCAGGATTTGCAGCCAGCTTTGTTTTGCAATAACTTACAGCATCTCCACTCCTTCCCAGAGAATGAGCAGAATGTTTTGGATTAGATATTGTAACAATACTGggcttaaaaataaagacaaaggTGTTCTTAGGTATTCAGGAGAGGAACTGCATGTAGGGTGAGtgcagctttgaatatcaaaaacTTAATGTGTCTAATGCCACCTTCTGGTCACTGTGTCTCATTGTGTTTGCTACAAACCATTTTCTACAACCATTTAAGGCTTTAAAGCAGAATTCTTCCATATGACATTGTACCAATGCATAATGCATACTTTGTTTGCATTCTTTGCATCCTTTCACTGTATTCTTCAGAGGTGAATCTTCGTTATCAATTTAAATAGTTGGCTGACAACTCTAGGTTTTTGTAAGGTTTCATTCTGTACTTGACCAGTGGCTGCAGGCTGAATTTCCACAGTGGTCTTAATGCAGCACCTGGTTATACAATAATGATCTATTCTGGATACAAATTATGATAACATTTAGACATCTAACTTATTTAAATAGGCAGCTAAGTAGTTCTGGGATTTGCAGCTGTACATGACTACATTCACCAAGTTACAAGTTCAAGTTGTTTCACACAAATGTAGGGACTCCTTGTAAACATCTGGACCTGGTCACCTATGTGATGGTGTCAAGGTTGAATGGTAAGTATGGAGCAGGAGGCTGACTGCTGGTGAATTTGTATTCACCAAACTAGTGAGTGTTCACCCAAAGCATTAGTATTTTGTTTGTTCATAGATTATGTCATATTTCTAGTAATACCTTGATGTTTTCACAAATGTACTGCTTCAAACACTGCAAACAGGACAAAACCCATTTTAATATATTCCACCCTTTCTTTAGCTTAGCACCTGTCCCAGAGACATGAGGAAAGAGAGTTAGAGTAGGATCCATCACCCTTAACTTAAATCCTTTCCAGGACAGGTGTCCTGTCTGTCATCAGTGGGAAGAACCTGGCACCTCTACAGGGCAATTCATCCTGCCTGTCTCATACAGTTAGAGTCCTGCAGAAACATTCATCCATCTTGTATTTTTGCACAGGCTGTAAAAGGAGCCTATGCAAGTAGATGCTCAACTTTTTGATTATTAAaaataggtgagatgaatcccacctgaaAAGGCTGTGAAAAACTGAGATTCTTCATAAATTCAAAATCATTGATCATTCTCTCCTCTGCCCCATCTCTCACctgcttcttccttccttcctgctcaCTAATGTAATTGTTCTTAGTCCATCTTTCTCTTAATCCATCTTCACGTCACTAGGCAACGGTAAAAAACTGTAAAAAGTGCATCTCAGCTTGGCTGAAGGTAGACACATGGAGACTCCACCTATCCGCCCTCCTAATGGAGGACAGGCACCTTACAGGCTAGGCTCATGTGAGAAATGCACTTCTCTCTCCACCCCAGAGAGGAGGGGCAGTGGACATCAGGGCCTGTGCTGCTAGGAGGCAGCTCGCAGCTgccctgcagcctgctctgccgcTTCATGACCCTGTGTGCCAGAGGAGCTGCAGTGAAACTCTAGACACCTGAGATGAGGAAAGGCCTCACTGAGCCAGCCTAGTACTCAGAGGCCCATCAAGTGTGAGAAAGATGCTGTCTTCTAGCCTTAAAAAACATTATCAGGGTATgggaagaataattaaaaaaaaaattaccagcaTTTTGGGTTGCTTGTCTCTGCCTTTCACTGGGAGCTTCTGCTCAGAGCTTCTCCTCACTTGCTTTTGCTTGGCTGCCTTCTAAAAGTCTAAAGAAACATGTCTCGAACTAAATCTGTATCCGCAACTACTACTGTCACTAAGTTCCTATGTACTGCAGCaaggtttttgctttttgtgcttttactGTAGTAAGTAACACTATTGGATGCTGCTCAGCAGCCAGAGCTCAAAACAGCATAAGCAGATCTCTGACTTCTAATCCAGTCCTGAGCAAGCAAAAATGTTCATGAGGTCAGGCAGGGATTTACCTGTGtgtaaccttttaaaaaaaaaattgtgtgggAGGGCAGGGATGAGAACTTCAAATTGGCCTTAAAGTGGGGAACAGCACAACAGACCCCGTCTCAATAATCAGGAGAAATATAAGTGATATGAAGAAAGATGTAGTAAGTCAGGAAATGTAGTAATTCAAACTTTTTAAGAGGTAATAAAATGTTCCAGCTCAgggtatataaaaatatatttttttaaagggactGCAGTGAAAACTGCTTCTGTTGAAGAGTTGAAATGATTTTAGTTAAGGGAGAATTCAGAGTTGTCAGTGATATTGTGTATAGTGTACAGCTGATAACGCTTCTTTGGAGaggtggggaaggaagagaggattTTCATGTGTGAGACTACAGAGTTGGCCCTGAACCAGTCTGTGGAGAAGGCTCTATGCAGCACAGCAGAGAGTCTGACCAATCCTCTAGTTACCAGAGCTATCATCTCCATCACAGAAGAGGTAGAGAAGTCCAGGAGTGGAGCTTATACCATTACTggttatttaaaaagtaaaaaataaataaaaaatcagctTAGTCTTCAGTGCACACAAAACCCTACAAGCACGCCCCTAAAAGTCAAGCAAACCAAAGGTGAAACCTGCTCGTTCCTGAATCTACTCTCCCACTTCTCTCTTTGCAGGATTATTTTCTGTGTTCAGCTAAGTTCTGCTGCTCCCTTGTCAGCAGACTCCAATTTTTTAATTACCTTTTCCCATTTCTTCATCTTCCTTAAAGTTTTAGCCCTTTTGCCTTTTGATAATTTCAATTTTTTCACTGCCATAAATCCTTATTTTTACAAGCATAAGCTTGTTAAAGATACTTGCTTTCCCCTTTTTATGGTACCTGTTTTGCCTCTTGCAGTCACAGCTCTGTAGCTCCTCTATCAATTGCAAAGTGCCCAATACAGAAATATACAACTTCTGCAATTATTGCCCTCAGACTGCTGGCAAGTAAAATCAGATCAGTCTCTCCAAAAACCTAGTTCCTCCTCTTCAGTTTGAAGAGACTGGACTAGTTGATGGGATACACATTTTACTCCTGATTATACCTCCTCCTTCCAAAGCACTTGTCTCCACTTTGCACAAGCATTGTGTCAAGCCAGCAGGTTCCAGTCCTAATTTCCAGCTTGTTTTTCCAGACCACCCCTTTTACTGAAGCATCTACACACTTCCCTGGATTCCTTTCCTGCTCTTGATCCCCTACTACATACCATGTCTGCACTGTACCCCCATTGCCTAGCACCTACATCCACATCTCCAGCATGTTGCAAACTCACTCTTCCCATACAAGTCTTACAGTAAGGACCCAACTGTTGGAAACAGGCAATTACCTGAGAAACTATACTTACTGCTACTGTATAGCAAAATTTTCCCAGACTTCATTGTGCCCCATAAGAGAGCACCCAGCTTCTTTAACAGAAGAGTACAGTGTAAGATATGAGCCTTCATTTTTCCACCCATATGATTCCACAATGAGTGATACACGGGCAAGCATTTGCTCACAGATAATTCCACTGCAGCCAATGCAGCTACGCTATTGCTTAAATGGAGTCTATGTCTGTGTGATAGAAGTGATACCCTGAAGCTTGCTGAGTGTAGAAACCATGTTTTGGCTTCAGTCTGTGTAGGGTTTTGTGCCCTTTTAGATGTGAGGAATAAATAGTTGtcagtgttttttcttaagtAATTGCACTCCGCAGACTGATCTGCTTTGCATATTTTGAGATTGGTGAAACCTGAGCTCTGTACTGATGTGTGTGACATTAAGGTGTGTGCATGTCTGCAAACCTGTGTGTTTTCTACTATTCTGCCTTTCAGTTCTGtcttttcagtgtctttttctAACAGCCTGTCTTGGTGATGTTCAGATTTGTAGCTAAATCCTGCCTTGTTTGACAGAGCATCTCAAAGTTGCAAAAACATCCTGGATAACTAGATATCACATTAAGCAGTGTGATCCATTGCTAGCAGTTTCAAACACAGCTAATTGCTTTTGATGTTTGCAACCATGTCTAATTAAGCAAGGGTTTGGTTTGTTTAATGGCAGGCCTATATTGTGCCACCAACGGCAGAgctgtttttccccccccctctctctctcaattACTTCCTTCTCTATTTTGTATGCTGTACTGGATTAAAATAGTTTCCAATTGTTTTTGACCTTTAGAGGTCCACTGCTTCCCCCCCGATTTAAACTGAAGCCTGTGAAAAGCATTTTGTCCCGTGGTCCAAAATTAATTCCTGGTCTGAGTGTCCTGTGAGTTTGCAGAATTAGGGCCACAGTCACTGTTTCCGGCACAGAGATTTTCTGATTAGCCAGGTTATCTAGCTAGCAGGACATCCTTAAAAGTAATGTGTGTCTAccaaggagagaggaggaaggggggaaaaaaagctgtgatTCAGATACAGATCACTACAGATCACTTTCCCCATTCTGAAGTATTTTTATCCATCTCTGACCATTTTCATTCCCTGTCAAAAACTGTTCTTATGCTTTTCTTGATAGCTCTGGGCTAATCTAATATTCACTAATCTGTAAAGTTTGTACTATATCAAAACAACATTTATGTCTTTGTACCATAAAACCTAGGGTTAGAATCAATTTTATGTCAGACCTATCATCCTGATATAGTTGTAAAGCCTTGATCTAAACTAGATCATCACAATTTCTGGGATACCTTCTTTTAAAAGCATGCCTACTAGAATTGACAAGCTTCATATAGAAAAGTATTTACCAAAATTGCACATTGTTAATCATCTAGATGAGCATTAGGATACTGACTTTTGGTGAAGCCAGCTGGCAGTCCTTCTTTAGAAGTTGGGAAGTCTGCTCAATTGGAGAGTCTACAAAAGAATACTTGGCTTGGATGAGACTTTCTCTAAAGCCCTGCTCTACTGCTACACCAGCTGCAATCCCTTCATACAGCAGGACTTTGCCTATCTAGAACAGTTATGAGCTTACAGTCCTGCTTCACATGAGAAGATTTGGGATGAGAAGTAGTTCTGGATCATGTCCACTTCTCATATACTAGATGTTGATATGAGTGGAGGAGGGAGTGGACATTTTAGGCTTGAGAGAAGGCTCTTtagaagagagagagataaagATCACCTCCTACCCCCAACTcctgtcctctcctctttctgccTCTGCACCCCCATCGCCTTAAGTGAATCACTGTCtttctgcaggctgctgctgataCTCAGATGTGATGTCTCTTGATTGCAGGTCCTGCTTGTTCCAAGGCACTGGTGGCACTACGTGGAATCCATTGACCCTGTCACTGTCAGCATAAACTCTTGGATTGAACTGGTATTTGCCTTTTTGTGTCATGGTGATGTAGCACTTCCATGTCTCTGTATATTAAAGAGTAGGAAACCCACTGAGTTGCACATAAATAATCCTGTCCCAGATCTGATAACCTCACTTTTGAGTTGTTTTAATGGTGTTAAGCGTACATTTACATAGCATCTTTTATCCTCAGGGATCCCAGAACACTTTGCAGACTTGCATGCTGCCTCATTTATCAACCACAACTAAAACGCAGCTATGCTTTGACACTGGCACATTTGATTCAAGGTTTTTGCaagagaaagtgagagaaaagTAGTGTCTTCAATAAAAAACATTGAAAGGAATATGAGTGGGCACAGAAGTGATGCCAACCAGAGCTCAAGCTGCATTTCCAGTTCAGCTGCATTGAACAAGGATCAAGGGTGATGCATGTTGTCCCTTGCTTGCCAGGGTCAACCCTACTGGGTTTGCTGTAGTCAGAGGCTGGGGAGGGAAGAGCCCTTGCCAATGCAGTCTTTCTTCAAAAAGACTTTCCAAGCTTCCAGATCTGAAGCTGCAGTTCAGCAAAAGTCATAATAAGTTTACATCATTCAGGTGAGCAGTTAAACACATGCTCAACTTTTCATGTCTGACTTCTGATGGACTAATAGGCATTGTGTTGAATAGGGTTTGACAGAACAGTTCCACTTCAGGAACATGCTTACATGCAATGCTAAGTCAGGATTTAAATAAGTCACATTAATGTGATAGGAAGGGGGTGGCACCAGCTGTTTGAATTCTCATTTCTGTGTGATAGTTTTGACTTTTTGTTGCTCATGTTACCTAGTGTGCATGAAGCATTCCAGGGATATCATCTCAATATCCCAGAGGGTTTTCTGATTCAGATTACTTCATCATTAATCCTAGCTTGATAAAAAAGGCTCTTTGAAATGGCCTGTGAAAGATGCCTCGCTAAAATGCTATTGCATTTTTTGCACCTTTAGTAGGCTGAAGATCTGCAGGGGGATGAATTCATCCCTTCAGCTGCTGTTCAAACTACACAAGACATTTCTTGTCCCCTCAAACCAGGTGATTTCAGAGTAGAGGGACTTGCTGGGGCGTCTCTCATGGAGGAAGCTTCCACTTCTATGCATTTAGAAATGACAGACTGCCAGAGCCCACACTGGGCTCTTACAGAGCCCTAAGTAAGAGTCAGACCACGTCCCAGTGCCAGAGAAAGCTCCAAGGATATTACAGAGCAGCTATTGAAGCCTGCCTTAAATTTGATGCTCACACCAACATGAACTTCCACCCTAAGCTGCATCTCACAAATTGTCTCCTTCTGGAAAAGCAGGTCAGGATTGTGCTAGGCTGGTAACTCCCAAGTGGCTGGGTTGTGTTGGCTATAGcatttcttcctgttcttttaTGGGCTGtaaggagagaagggggaggtggagggggaaAAGTGGAAGTAAAATTCTGTGGCCTTCCCAGTCAGAAAGGTCTTGCTAAGGTCACTGAGATCCTGTCTGGTCCTAGTGGGATCAGGTGGTTGTATGTAGATAGTATTGGGAGCAGGAGAGTGTCTGTTGGATCTTGCTAACGAGTGATCCAGAATTAAAAGTTGccacaaatgggaaaaaaaagactatggTGAATAAATCAATTGCATTGTAGCATTCAAGATAAACCTTAGAAAGGGATGTATGTAATCTTTGCAATGCAGATGAAAGGTCCTTACAGATCCCTGCAGATCATGGTGGCACCATTGTTAGATGTTGGGTTATGCAGTCTATGAAAATAAACTGACACAGATGCTGAAAGACAATACTGAGATCCCTTCCATTACCAAATCAAGCAGTTCGCACTTGCAACTGTTACCAACTGCTTTCATATTGACAAATGTGAATCATGCCAACATTGATAGTCCTAATGAAACTATTAATTGTTTTGGCAAGACTTTAAGATAGAAGTTGTTTTCAGCTGGATGTGAGTTATTCAAAGTACTCCTTGCTTCCTACCATATTCACACAATCAGTGCAACCCTGTTATTCAGCAGGCCAGGATGAATCCCAGGAGTGCAACatcttaaaaataatcatttcccAATGCAGATAATGAATTTTTAGTGTCTTGGGGGCCTGTTATGTAAGGCCGTCAATGGGCAGCGGATCCAGAGCCACAAAATGCTAAGAGCAGTTTCCCCCTGCTTCTATCCCAGATTCTACTCGGAGATCCAGGGTGAATTACTGCCTTCAACACATGCTAGCAAGATGCATGGTTTGCTTGACATGTTCCCCAAAGCCACAGTTAGGCAATTTAGGGCTGTTTGTTGACTAGGTTGTCTTTCTTTCAAAACATGCGTCTTCCAGGCACCTAAACAAGACCAGATTTATGTATCCACTCCTAGGCACCTGTCATTGAGATAACTAAATCACATGTCTTGTTTAGAGTCTCATTGCCTCCTCTCCACATATCCTTCACTTCCACATACTAGGAACCCAGTTAAATGCAAAAGAGAAGGCTAAAAAAAGATCCCAtcaagttttgttttgctgtccTAAACTAACTAGTACCCAGCTGCCTAACAGGATGATGCAAGAAGCAAAGGCCTGAAACAAAGAGCCAGTTACTGACTTAATTTTTGGTTCTGCAGGAGAGGTTTCATTagaagaaacatttgtttttccttctgctgatGTTCAAGGCTGCAGCagtatttcagcttttcttagTGTCACATGATAATATATTTCCTGAATTTTCATAAGACTCACTTCTGTGCCTCTGTAGCCCCCAGATATTTGCTAACTTGCTGTTAACATCCTTTGTATTTTAAGTACTTAAATTAGGCataatatatagatatatataaagtTTGCTAAGTACTTTCATGGTCCTTCTAGTCTTAAGGAGCCATATAAATGCATATCTTAATTAAATGCTAACATTGCATAGTAATTTGAAGCACCAGATTCAATTAACAGAAcactaataagaaaaaaagattacatACACACTGGAATCCATTTTTTGCAAATCCTTATTCAGATGAGTCATTGCACCAAAACCTATGTTATTACTTATGCGAGGGCTGTATGCATGAGTAAGGAGCTACAAAAGCCCGCAGCCTTTTGCTGACTTTGTATACATTAATATGGCTTTCAAAAGTAAGGCCATCCATTTAGCTCTTCCCAAGATCTTCCAGCTTTCTGCAGAGACGTAAGCGCTACCGTGTCTCCAAACACTTTTCTGTTCCTTTGAGATAGGACGCAGACCATGAAGCCCGTGTAGAAGAAGCAATAACTCGAACACTGGTGTGTGCcataaaatcagcagaaaatccCAGCAGTGCAGATCTTTGGCTAAATCCCACAGAGGTAAGCCCTCTCTTGCTCTCATTAGTAGCGGTAGCATAGAATTACTGCCACTTTGCTTAACTCCCTGCAATTCTTTCTACCTcctgaaaaaaggaattttcaatTCCTTCCCTTCATGTAGCAAAAAGTAAATCGGGGAAGATAATCATACAACACTGAGTTAAGGCATACCTCCTTATAACTGAGTGTATTCTGGGTATTTTCTTAGGTTGAGGCAACATCCCATGACATCAATCTTCAGTACCTAAATAGTGCAGTGTCTGCATATTTCAAGAGTCGAAAGGCAAGTGTGTCAGAGGAGGCACATCCCAGCAGCATCAGTGCAGAGAAAATGACAAGTGCCTCACACAAGAGGAGGAAAAGGCAAGTTGGCACTGAACCAGAGGGCTGCAAATTACTAACCCATGAAGCTGACTTTTCAACAGTTAAGGCAGAAAAGTTACAGAAAATACCTTTTGGGCCTCATCTTATTCAAGTTTTACCTCAGTCTCAAGAAACAAGCTCAAAGGGTGCAAGAGCAGTTGAAAGTGACTACAGAGATCTTATCCATGGAAATGAAGGAGGACATTTTGGAAAATTACACTGTGCCAGGAAGCAATTGGTAATGAGTAATGACTGTGAAACGCCTGCAAATCAAATG
It includes:
- the HSPBAP1 gene encoding HSPB1-associated protein 1 isoform X3, with amino-acid sequence MSLQQPAVFCNMVDDWPALQWNTKYLSALLDGKTIQFRIGLKTMDLVPQFETRCSYVEATLQEFLAWSCGEPSCLSGPFSCYEYSKYWAYADYKYIARLFEDKAEVFQDIKWSDFGFPGRNGKESTLWIGSEGANTPCHLDSYGCNLVLQVQGRKRWHLFPPGDTSFLYPTRIPYEESSIFSKVNVANPDPKCFPEFRNATAHVVTLGPGQVLLVPRHWWHYVESIDPVTVSINSWIELDADHEARVEEAITRTLVCAIKSAENPSSADLWLNPTEVEATSHDINLQYLNSAVSAYFKSRKASVSEEAHPSSISAEKMTSASHKRRKRQVGTEPEGCKLLTHEADFSTVKAEKLQKIPFGPHLIQVLPQSQETSSKGARAVESDYRDLIHGNEGGHFGKLHCARKQLVMSNDCETPANQMDSDGSPNASQTTLSTNDLLDCLVNPRVISLVAQLLLERTRI
- the HSPBAP1 gene encoding HSPB1-associated protein 1 isoform X2, yielding MGADVKPFTPEKAKEVVMSLQQPAVFCNMVDDWPALQWNTKYLSALLDGKTIQFRIGLKTMDLVPQFETRCSYVEATLQEFLAWSCGEPSCLSGPFSCYEYSKYWAYADYKYIARLFEDKAEVFQDIKWSDFGFPGRNGKESTLWIGSEGANTPCHLDSYGCNLVLQVQGRKRWHLFPPGDTSFLYPTRIPYEESSIFSKVNVANPDPKCFPEFRNATAHVVTLGPGQVLLVPRHWWHYVESIDPVTVSINSWIELDADHEARVEEAITRTLVCAIKSAENPSSADLWLNPTEVEATSHDINLQYLNSAVSAYFKSRKASVSEEAHPSSISAEKMTSASHKRRKRQVGTEPEGCKLLTHEADFSTVKAEKLQKIPFGPHLIQVLPQSQETSSKGARAVESDYRDLIHGNEGGHFGKLHCARKQLVMSNDCETPANQMDSDGSPNASQTTLSTNDLLDCLVNPRVISLVAQLLLERTRI
- the HSPBAP1 gene encoding HSPB1-associated protein 1 isoform X4 produces the protein MQANMVYVICQFHRQGSEMHQLQTHMDLETLLHNLYQPKEFCVEILLRSCANLMDIKWSDFGFPGRNGKESTLWIGSEGANTPCHLDSYGCNLVLQVQGRKRWHLFPPGDTSFLYPTRIPYEESSIFSKVNVANPDPKCFPEFRNATAHVVTLGPGQVLLVPRHWWHYVESIDPVTVSINSWIELDADHEARVEEAITRTLVCAIKSAENPSSADLWLNPTEVEATSHDINLQYLNSAVSAYFKSRKASVSEEAHPSSISAEKMTSASHKRRKRQVGTEPEGCKLLTHEADFSTVKAEKLQKIPFGPHLIQVLPQSQETSSKGARAVESDYRDLIHGNEGGHFGKLHCARKQLVMSNDCETPANQMDSDGSPNASQTTLSTNDLLDCLVNPRVISLVAQLLLERTRI
- the HSPBAP1 gene encoding HSPB1-associated protein 1 isoform X1, with the translated sequence MAGPAGRPPPAPGADVKPFTPEKAKEVVMSLQQPAVFCNMVDDWPALQWNTKYLSALLDGKTIQFRIGLKTMDLVPQFETRCSYVEATLQEFLAWSCGEPSCLSGPFSCYEYSKYWAYADYKYIARLFEDKAEVFQDIKWSDFGFPGRNGKESTLWIGSEGANTPCHLDSYGCNLVLQVQGRKRWHLFPPGDTSFLYPTRIPYEESSIFSKVNVANPDPKCFPEFRNATAHVVTLGPGQVLLVPRHWWHYVESIDPVTVSINSWIELDADHEARVEEAITRTLVCAIKSAENPSSADLWLNPTEVEATSHDINLQYLNSAVSAYFKSRKASVSEEAHPSSISAEKMTSASHKRRKRQVGTEPEGCKLLTHEADFSTVKAEKLQKIPFGPHLIQVLPQSQETSSKGARAVESDYRDLIHGNEGGHFGKLHCARKQLVMSNDCETPANQMDSDGSPNASQTTLSTNDLLDCLVNPRVISLVAQLLLERTRI